A stretch of the Streptomyces ortus genome encodes the following:
- a CDS encoding PQQ-binding-like beta-propeller repeat protein produces the protein MSQPPPPPPNQPPQGGGFGAPQDPPPGGFGPPTPPAGPPQQPQQPQPGYGYPQAPPSQPPSQTPPPAGPPAAPQGPPQQPYGYPQGPPQPPTVPGYGYPGQQPPQGYGYPGQQPQYGYPQPHTMPMQPQAPQGGKKFSAQAAIIVAAVLAIGLIVGAGVWYASSSGKDDKDTSAGPGGTDGGKDGDSGGDGSGGGGGSEKVPSDTSAKVLFQLPAPEVPKKDVWSVEGSWLTDKVYAKAGVRKIVGHDPDTGKETWTLPLTGLTCAGSPEVTKDGVAVVVAEDAKRTKADPYPSCTEVTAFNVDTGKALWTKSVAPGGGEKAKFKEASISGTTVAVGSGLDGGAAFDISNGKVLWQPKVGTCEDVGYAGGEQLVAVRKCGTYGNESFEVQRLDPKTGTVKWSYKLPSGIDNAKVISTKPVVFGVDSGDGPDAITASGATDIFSLDDSGKLRTKITLQDGKYEHDCGVNKVHNCRSIAVGNDRLYVPTKQHEGTEKYSRVNEIVSFSLATGKSTSDRADAGDGYEIWPVRMDGTDIIAYKNGPYDKGSQVVSIDGKTFKETKLLETPATDQVRSAISGMVPKSSEMLYADGRLFMGEDLVSAPYSKDDKDYVAIGFGAE, from the coding sequence ATGAGCCAGCCGCCGCCCCCGCCGCCGAACCAGCCGCCCCAGGGTGGCGGTTTCGGCGCCCCGCAGGACCCGCCTCCGGGCGGGTTCGGCCCGCCCACGCCGCCCGCCGGGCCCCCGCAGCAGCCCCAGCAGCCCCAGCCGGGCTACGGCTACCCGCAGGCGCCGCCGTCCCAGCCGCCGTCCCAGACCCCGCCCCCGGCCGGCCCGCCCGCCGCGCCGCAGGGCCCGCCGCAGCAGCCGTACGGCTACCCGCAGGGTCCCCCGCAGCCGCCGACCGTGCCCGGTTACGGCTACCCGGGCCAGCAGCCGCCGCAAGGGTACGGCTACCCGGGGCAGCAGCCCCAGTACGGCTATCCGCAGCCCCACACCATGCCGATGCAGCCGCAGGCCCCGCAGGGCGGGAAGAAGTTCAGCGCCCAGGCGGCGATCATCGTCGCGGCCGTGCTGGCGATCGGGCTGATCGTCGGCGCCGGCGTCTGGTACGCGAGCTCGTCCGGCAAGGACGACAAGGACACCTCCGCGGGCCCCGGCGGCACCGACGGCGGCAAGGACGGCGACAGCGGCGGCGACGGCTCGGGCGGTGGCGGCGGCTCCGAGAAGGTGCCGTCCGACACCAGCGCGAAGGTCCTCTTCCAGCTGCCCGCGCCCGAGGTCCCCAAGAAGGACGTCTGGAGCGTGGAGGGTTCCTGGCTGACGGACAAGGTGTACGCCAAGGCGGGCGTGCGCAAGATTGTCGGCCACGACCCGGACACCGGCAAGGAGACCTGGACCCTGCCGCTGACGGGCCTGACCTGCGCCGGCTCGCCCGAGGTCACCAAGGACGGCGTCGCCGTGGTGGTCGCGGAGGACGCCAAGCGCACCAAGGCCGACCCGTACCCGTCGTGCACCGAGGTCACGGCCTTCAACGTGGACACCGGCAAAGCCCTGTGGACGAAGTCCGTGGCGCCGGGCGGCGGTGAGAAGGCCAAGTTCAAGGAGGCCAGCATCTCCGGCACCACGGTCGCGGTGGGCTCCGGCCTCGACGGCGGCGCCGCCTTCGACATCAGCAACGGCAAGGTGCTGTGGCAGCCGAAGGTCGGCACGTGCGAGGACGTCGGCTACGCGGGCGGCGAGCAGCTGGTCGCGGTCCGCAAGTGCGGTACCTACGGCAACGAGTCGTTCGAGGTCCAGCGGCTCGACCCGAAGACGGGCACCGTCAAGTGGAGCTACAAGCTCCCCTCGGGCATCGACAACGCCAAGGTCATCTCCACCAAGCCGGTCGTCTTCGGCGTGGACTCCGGTGACGGCCCCGACGCCATCACCGCGTCCGGCGCCACGGACATCTTCTCGCTGGACGACAGCGGCAAGCTGCGCACGAAGATCACGCTGCAGGACGGCAAGTACGAGCACGACTGCGGTGTGAACAAGGTCCACAACTGCAGGTCGATCGCGGTCGGCAACGACCGGCTGTACGTGCCCACCAAGCAGCACGAGGGCACCGAGAAGTACAGCCGGGTCAACGAGATCGTGTCGTTCTCGCTGGCCACCGGCAAGTCCACGAGCGACCGTGCCGACGCCGGCGACGGCTACGAGATCTGGCCGGTGCGGATGGACGGCACCGACATCATCGCGTACAAGAACGGCCCCTACGACAAGGGTTCCCAGGTCGTCTCCATCGACGGCAAGACCTTCAAGGAGACCAAGCTCCTGGAGACCCCGGCCACCGACCAGGTCCGCAGCGCGATCAGCGGGATGGTGCCCAAGTCTTCGGAGATGCTGTACGCCGACGGCCGGCTCTTCATGGGCGAGGATCTGGTCAGCGCCCCGTACTCCAAGGACGACAAGGACTACGTGGCGATCGGGTTCGGCGCCGAGTAG
- a CDS encoding ABC-F family ATP-binding cassette domain-containing protein: protein MAVNLVNVEAVSKVYGTRALLDGVSLGVSEGDRIGVVGRNGDGKTTLIRMLAKLEEADSGRVTHSGGLHVGVLTQHDSLDPAATVRHEVIRDMADHEWAGNAKIRDVLTGLFGGLDLPGFPQGLDTVIGPLSGGERRRIALAKLLIDEQDLIILDEPTNHLDVEGIAWLAQHLRERRSALVCVTHDRWFLDQVCTRMWDVQKGDVYDYEGGYTDYVFARAERERIAATEEVKRQNLVRKELAWLRRGAPARTSKPRFRVEAANELIADVPPPRDSSELMKFASSRLGKTVFELEDVTVQAGPKVLLKHLTWQLGPGDRIGLVGVNGAGKTSLLRAMAEAARSEGETQPAAGRVVTGRTVKLAYLSQEVGELDPNLRVLQAVQAVRDRVDLGKGREMTAGQLCETFGFNKEKQWTPVGDLSGGERRRLQILRLLMDEPNVLFLDEPTNDLDIETLTQLEDLLDGWPGSLIVISHDRFFIERTTDRVFALLGDATLRMLPRGIDEYLERRHKMEEAAAASAPAAVTEKSSSGAASAKEDRAAKKELQKIERQLDKISEKESKLHTQIADNATDFAKVAKLDSDLRELATERDELEMRWLELADDA, encoded by the coding sequence ATGGCCGTCAATCTGGTCAATGTCGAGGCAGTCAGCAAGGTGTACGGAACCCGTGCGCTGCTCGACGGAGTCTCCCTCGGCGTGTCCGAAGGGGACCGGATCGGCGTGGTCGGCCGTAACGGTGATGGCAAGACCACGCTCATCCGGATGCTCGCGAAGCTGGAGGAGGCCGACTCCGGGCGCGTGACGCACTCGGGCGGCCTGCACGTCGGCGTGCTCACCCAGCACGACTCCCTGGACCCCGCGGCCACCGTCCGCCACGAGGTCATCCGGGACATGGCCGACCACGAGTGGGCGGGCAACGCCAAGATCAGGGACGTACTGACGGGCCTGTTCGGCGGGCTCGACCTGCCCGGTTTCCCACAGGGCCTCGACACCGTGATCGGACCGCTCTCCGGCGGTGAGCGACGGCGCATCGCGCTGGCCAAGCTGCTCATCGACGAGCAGGACCTGATCATCCTCGACGAGCCCACCAACCACCTCGACGTGGAAGGCATCGCCTGGCTGGCGCAGCATCTGCGTGAGCGCAGGTCCGCGCTCGTCTGCGTCACCCACGACCGGTGGTTCCTGGACCAGGTCTGCACCCGCATGTGGGACGTGCAGAAGGGCGACGTCTACGACTACGAGGGCGGCTACACCGACTACGTCTTCGCGCGCGCCGAGCGGGAGCGCATCGCCGCCACCGAGGAGGTCAAGCGGCAGAACCTGGTCAGGAAGGAGCTGGCCTGGCTGCGCCGCGGCGCCCCGGCCCGTACGTCCAAGCCGCGCTTTCGCGTGGAGGCCGCCAACGAGCTGATCGCGGACGTGCCGCCGCCCCGCGACAGCAGCGAACTGATGAAGTTCGCCTCGTCCCGGCTCGGCAAGACCGTCTTCGAGCTGGAGGACGTCACCGTGCAGGCCGGGCCCAAGGTGCTGCTGAAGCACCTGACCTGGCAGCTCGGGCCGGGCGACCGGATCGGCCTGGTGGGGGTGAACGGCGCGGGCAAGACCTCCCTCCTGCGCGCCATGGCGGAGGCCGCCCGCTCCGAGGGCGAGACGCAGCCCGCCGCGGGCCGGGTCGTCACCGGCCGGACCGTCAAGCTCGCCTACCTCTCCCAGGAGGTCGGCGAACTCGACCCGAACCTGCGGGTGCTCCAGGCCGTCCAGGCGGTCCGCGACCGGGTCGACCTCGGCAAGGGCCGTGAGATGACCGCGGGCCAGCTCTGCGAGACCTTCGGCTTCAACAAGGAGAAGCAGTGGACGCCGGTCGGCGACCTCAGCGGCGGTGAGCGCCGCCGGCTGCAGATCCTGCGGCTGCTGATGGACGAGCCGAACGTCCTCTTCCTCGACGAGCCGACGAACGACCTCGACATCGAGACCCTCACCCAGCTCGAAGACCTGCTCGACGGCTGGCCCGGCTCCCTGATCGTGATCTCCCACGACCGGTTCTTCATCGAGCGCACGACCGACCGGGTCTTCGCGCTCCTCGGCGACGCGACCCTGCGGATGCTGCCGCGCGGTATCGACGAGTACCTGGAGCGGCGCCACAAGATGGAGGAGGCCGCCGCCGCCTCGGCTCCGGCGGCCGTGACCGAAAAGAGCTCCTCCGGCGCCGCGTCCGCCAAGGAGGACCGCGCGGCGAAGAAGGAACTGCAGAAGATCGAGCGGCAGCTGGACAAGATCTCCGAGAAGGAGAGCAAGCTCCACACGCAAATCGCCGATAACGCCACCGACTTCGCGAAGGTGGCGAAGCTGGACAGTGACCTGCGCGAACTGGCCACCGAGCGCGACGAGTTGGAAATGCGCTGGTTGGAGCTCGCCGACGACGCGTGA
- a CDS encoding helix-turn-helix transcriptional regulator: MGVRLMVVDDHRLLAEALASALKLRGHRVLAAAAPAAGAAELVITRAPEVCLIGTATPAEPGIFDPVVKIKRERPQVAVLVLGPVPNPRGIAAAFAAGASGYVRHDERIEGVERAIMKARAGEAAVAPQLLQGAFSELLNPAAQPDDEGQRLLQMLTPREVEVLVRVADGEDTRLIAAGMGIAPSTARTHVQRVLMKLGVGSRLEAAALAARTGLLDRAGPVSQHAAPGAGPED, encoded by the coding sequence ATGGGAGTGCGGCTCATGGTGGTCGACGACCACCGACTGCTCGCCGAGGCGCTCGCCTCGGCCTTGAAACTGCGCGGACACCGCGTACTGGCCGCCGCCGCGCCCGCCGCGGGAGCGGCGGAGCTGGTGATCACCAGGGCGCCGGAGGTGTGCCTGATCGGCACGGCCACGCCCGCCGAACCGGGCATCTTCGACCCGGTGGTGAAGATCAAGCGGGAGCGCCCGCAGGTCGCGGTGCTGGTCCTCGGGCCGGTGCCCAACCCGCGCGGCATCGCCGCCGCGTTCGCCGCCGGTGCCTCCGGTTACGTACGGCACGACGAGCGCATAGAGGGTGTCGAGCGCGCCATCATGAAGGCGCGCGCGGGGGAGGCCGCGGTGGCGCCCCAGCTCCTCCAGGGTGCCTTCAGCGAGCTGCTCAACCCGGCCGCGCAGCCCGACGACGAGGGGCAGCGGCTGCTCCAGATGCTGACGCCCCGGGAGGTGGAGGTGCTGGTGCGGGTCGCCGACGGCGAGGACACGCGGCTCATCGCGGCCGGTATGGGCATAGCGCCCAGCACCGCCCGCACGCACGTGCAGCGGGTGCTGATGAAGCTGGGCGTGGGCTCCCGCCTGGAGGCGGCGGCCCTGGCGGCCCGCACGGGCCTCTTGGACCGCGCGGGCCCGGTGTCGCAGCACGCGGCACCGGGAGCGGGGCCGGAGGACTGA
- the galT gene encoding galactose-1-phosphate uridylyltransferase, whose amino-acid sequence MKKTSTRLADGRELIYYDSRDDTVRDAVDRRPLDRTVTTSEVRRDPLLGDAVAVASHRQGRIYHPPADECPLCPSEGDRLSEIPDSSYDVAVFENRFPSLAGDSGRCEVVCFTSNHDASFADLTEEQAGLVLEAWTDRTAELSHLPAVEQVFCFENRGAEIGVTLGHPHGQIYAYPFTTPRTALMLRSLAAHKEATGGENLFDAVLERELAEERVVLETEHWVAFVPFSAHWPYEVHLYPRRRVPDLLGLDEGARTEFPKVYLELLRRFDRIFGEGEPPTPYISAWHQAPFGTLEEFDGVVREDFALHLELFTIRRTSGKLKFLAGSESGMNVFINDVPPETAAQRLREVASS is encoded by the coding sequence GTGAAGAAGACCTCGACCCGGCTGGCCGACGGTCGTGAGCTCATCTACTACGACTCGCGCGACGACACGGTGCGCGACGCGGTGGACCGGCGCCCGCTCGACCGCACGGTCACCACTTCGGAGGTACGGCGCGACCCGCTGCTCGGTGACGCGGTGGCCGTCGCCTCGCACCGGCAGGGCCGCATCTACCACCCGCCGGCCGACGAATGTCCGCTGTGCCCGTCCGAGGGCGACCGGCTGAGCGAGATCCCGGACTCGTCGTACGACGTCGCGGTGTTCGAGAACCGCTTCCCGTCACTGGCCGGGGACTCCGGGCGGTGCGAGGTCGTCTGCTTCACCTCGAACCACGACGCGTCCTTCGCCGATCTGACCGAGGAACAGGCGGGTCTGGTCCTGGAGGCGTGGACCGACCGTACGGCGGAGCTGTCCCATCTGCCCGCCGTCGAGCAGGTGTTCTGCTTCGAGAACCGGGGCGCGGAGATCGGCGTGACGCTCGGCCACCCGCACGGGCAGATCTACGCGTACCCCTTCACGACCCCCCGCACGGCCCTCATGCTCCGCTCGCTGGCCGCGCACAAGGAGGCGACCGGCGGGGAGAACCTCTTCGACGCCGTGCTGGAGCGGGAGCTCGCCGAGGAGCGGGTCGTCCTGGAGACCGAGCACTGGGTGGCCTTCGTGCCGTTCTCGGCGCACTGGCCCTACGAGGTGCACCTGTATCCGCGCCGCCGCGTGCCCGATCTGCTGGGTCTGGACGAGGGCGCGCGCACAGAGTTCCCCAAGGTGTATCTGGAACTGTTGAGGCGCTTCGACCGGATCTTCGGTGAGGGTGAGCCTCCGACGCCGTACATCTCGGCCTGGCACCAGGCGCCGTTCGGCACGCTGGAGGAGTTCGACGGCGTGGTGCGCGAGGACTTCGCGCTCCACCTCGAGCTTTTCACCATCCGCCGCACTTCCGGCAAGCTGAAGTTCCTCGCGGGTTCCGAGTCCGGCATGAACGTGTTCATCAACGACGTGCCGCCGGAGACCGCGGCCCAGCGACTGCGAGAGGTAGCGAGTTCATGA
- a CDS encoding PQQ-binding-like beta-propeller repeat protein encodes MTQPPEKPSQQGGFGAPQDQPPQGGFGPPQDPRGATPPPPAQPPAAPPPPQEAPQGAPQGPPQTPPQGAPGTPPPAPGYGYPQQPGPYGQPQQPGPYGYPQQPGPYGQPGPYGPPQQPGPYGQQQPGYGYPTQPQFPGGPGTPPGGGSRSPFKGKPAMIIGGALAAVLVIGGTVLAVSSGDDGGGEKKPVADKSQDAKPSGSDAPVNPGDGDGDGDAGSEDLNEGRQAGESKVLWYKEAPDAPGSGADAPGMWITDKVAAKAAYKQLFGYNVDDGKVSWPAITFPQPICAASSQKTSDDKVFVAYKEGTKSGAECNQLVQVDLATGKKGWTKEIPKGELFDSSLSLSLNISGNTLMVGRSQSGIGYDTDSGDKLFDKKRYSNACFPAAFAGGAKLLSVASCGAGGDGEHDEVQELDPATGKAKWTKKIPKGWRVERAYSVDPVVLYLTNADKKQWNVTTLKNDGTARSQLDVDESFAPQCGWAILSRDLLGCEGVAADANTLYLPTEAKSGANEVVAVSLETGKEKWRVKSPADDSMLPLKMDGTNLVAYVEPSYDAGGRIVSIPTGGGSHTPKTLLQNAQGQAEVENGFFSKAVDYVDGRFYLSTTRLTGRDESKEKLMLAYGK; translated from the coding sequence ATGACTCAGCCGCCTGAAAAGCCGTCGCAGCAGGGCGGGTTCGGAGCGCCGCAGGACCAGCCGCCGCAGGGTGGCTTCGGACCTCCGCAGGACCCGCGGGGCGCCACCCCGCCACCGCCCGCCCAGCCGCCGGCGGCCCCGCCGCCCCCGCAGGAAGCGCCGCAGGGCGCACCGCAGGGGCCCCCGCAGACACCGCCGCAGGGCGCCCCCGGCACCCCGCCGCCCGCGCCCGGTTACGGCTACCCGCAGCAGCCCGGCCCGTACGGGCAGCCGCAGCAGCCCGGACCCTACGGCTATCCGCAGCAGCCGGGCCCGTACGGACAGCCCGGTCCCTACGGTCCGCCGCAGCAGCCGGGGCCCTACGGCCAGCAGCAGCCCGGGTACGGCTACCCGACGCAGCCGCAGTTCCCGGGAGGGCCCGGGACCCCGCCCGGCGGTGGCTCGCGGAGCCCCTTCAAGGGGAAGCCCGCAATGATCATCGGCGGCGCGCTGGCCGCGGTGCTCGTCATCGGTGGCACCGTCCTGGCCGTCTCCAGCGGCGACGACGGCGGCGGCGAGAAGAAGCCCGTCGCCGACAAGAGCCAGGACGCCAAGCCCTCCGGGTCCGACGCGCCCGTCAACCCCGGTGACGGCGACGGTGACGGCGACGCCGGTTCCGAGGACCTCAACGAGGGCCGCCAGGCCGGTGAGTCGAAGGTGCTCTGGTACAAGGAGGCGCCCGACGCGCCCGGTTCCGGCGCCGACGCCCCCGGCATGTGGATCACGGACAAGGTCGCCGCGAAGGCCGCGTACAAGCAGCTCTTCGGCTACAACGTCGACGACGGCAAGGTCAGCTGGCCCGCGATCACCTTCCCGCAGCCGATCTGTGCCGCGTCCAGCCAGAAGACGTCCGACGACAAGGTCTTCGTGGCGTACAAGGAGGGCACCAAGAGCGGCGCCGAGTGCAACCAGCTCGTGCAGGTCGACCTCGCGACCGGCAAGAAGGGCTGGACGAAGGAGATCCCGAAGGGTGAGCTGTTCGACAGCTCCCTCTCCCTGAGCCTGAACATCTCCGGAAACACCCTGATGGTCGGCCGCTCCCAGTCCGGCATCGGCTACGACACGGACAGCGGCGACAAGCTCTTCGACAAGAAGAGGTACAGCAACGCCTGCTTCCCGGCGGCGTTCGCGGGCGGCGCCAAGCTGCTCTCCGTCGCCTCCTGCGGCGCGGGCGGCGACGGAGAGCACGACGAGGTGCAGGAGCTCGACCCGGCGACCGGCAAGGCCAAGTGGACCAAGAAGATCCCCAAGGGCTGGCGCGTGGAGCGCGCGTACTCCGTCGATCCCGTGGTCCTCTACCTCACCAACGCCGACAAGAAGCAGTGGAACGTCACCACGCTGAAGAACGACGGCACGGCCCGTTCCCAGCTCGACGTCGACGAGTCGTTCGCGCCGCAGTGCGGCTGGGCGATCCTCTCGCGTGACCTCCTGGGCTGCGAGGGCGTGGCGGCCGACGCCAACACCCTCTACCTGCCGACCGAGGCGAAGAGCGGCGCCAACGAGGTCGTCGCGGTCAGCCTGGAGACCGGCAAGGAGAAGTGGCGGGTCAAGTCCCCCGCGGACGACTCGATGCTGCCGCTCAAGATGGACGGCACGAACCTCGTCGCGTACGTGGAGCCCTCGTACGACGCGGGCGGGCGGATCGTCTCGATCCCGACCGGCGGCGGTTCGCACACCCCGAAGACGCTGCTGCAGAACGCGCAGGGCCAGGCGGAGGTGGAGAACGGTTTCTTCTCGAAGGCCGTCGACTACGTGGACGGGCGCTTCTACCTCTCCACCACCCGGCTGACCGGCAGGGACGAGTCGAAGGAGAAGCTGATGCTGGCCTACGGCAAGTGA